A portion of the Cryptomeria japonica chromosome 5, Sugi_1.0, whole genome shotgun sequence genome contains these proteins:
- the LOC131062110 gene encoding glutamyl-tRNA reductase 2 has product MALSLSVQCKWNPKSHGTTMSNPTFFSRGRNDLKIRAGMEAEEKQLEIQAMSTTSLEALQRLKLSGGASRYTREKSCILVIGLSFHTAPVEMREKLAIPEAELPLAIAELCKLNHIEEAAVLSTCNRMEIYAVALSWHRGIREVTEWMSKTSGIPLKELRQHLFTLRNRDASHHLFQVASGLDSLVLGEGQILAQVKYACKIGEEAVGFGRNLRGLFKQAIIAGKRVRSETSIASGAMSVSSAAVELAIMKLPKDKVSSARMMVVGAGKMGKLVIKHLCAKGSKRIVVVNRSEERVLALQEELSQAELIYQPLTEMNKHAGEADVVFTSTSSETPLFLKEQVEALPTKPAELGGTRLFIDIAVPRNVDTRVSELESARVYNVDDLKEVVEANKEERQRRAMEAEVIIDEELKQFEAWRDSLETVPTIKKLRAYAERIRIAEMEKYFAKKGDELTRKDKKLVDDLTRSIVNKLLHGPMTNLRCDGSDSRTLSETLENMHALDRMFDLQSDTSILEKKLRNVVKNT; this is encoded by the exons ATGGCTCTTTCTCTTTCTGTGCAATGCAAATGGAATCCCAAATCTCACGGCACCACCATGTCCAATCCCACATTTTTTAGCAGAGGGAGGAATGACCTCAAAATAAGGGCAGGAATGGAGGCAGAGGAGAAACAATTGGAGATCCAAGCAATGAGCACAACCAGTCTTGAAGCACTGCAACGGCTTAAACTTTCAGGAGGCGCCAGCA GATACACAAGGGAGAAGAGCTGCATATTGGTCATAGGGCTGAGTTTTCACACTGCACCTGTTGAGATGCGTGAAAAACTTGCAATTCCAGAGGCAGAATTGCCCCTTGCCATTGCTGAGCTATGTAAGCTGAATCATATTGAGGAGGCAGCTGTTCTGAGCACTTGCAACCGAATGGAAATATATGCTGTTGCATTGTCTTGGCACCGCGGTATTCGGGAGGTGACTGAATGGATGTCCAAG ACAAGTGGAATACCTCTCAAGGAGCTCCGACAACATTTGTTCACCTTGCGTAACAGGGATGCATCACACCATTTATTTCAAGTTGCATCCGGTCTTGACTCACTTGTTCTTGGGGAGGGTCAAATCCTAGCTCAAGTTAAATATGCATGTAAGATAGGTGAAGAAGCAGTAGGATTTGGCAGGAATCTCAGGGGGCTCTTCAAGCAGGCTATTATAGCTGGAAAACGGGTCCGTTCAGAAACAAGTATAGCTTCTGGTGCTATGTCCGTTAGTTCTGCAGCTGTTGAGCTAGCAATAATGAAGCTACCAAAGGATAAAGTTTCCTCTGCTAGAATGATGGTTGTTGGAGCTGGAAAGATGGGGAAGCTTGTGATAAAGCATCTATGTGCAAAAGGATCCAAGAGAATTGTGGTGGTCAATAGATCAGAGGAGAGAGTTTTGGCTTTGCAGGAGGAGCTAAGCCAAGCAGAATTGATTTATCAGCCACTTACTGAGATGAATAAGCACGCAGGTGAGGCTGATGTGGTGTTTACAAGCACATCATCGGAGACACCTCTTTTCTTGAAGGAGCAAGTAGAGGCACTTCCTACAAAACCTGCCGAATTGGGTGGTACTAGACTGTTCATAGATATTGCTGTGCCCAGGAATGTGGATACCCGTGTGTCAGAATTAGAATCAGCTAGAGTGTATAATGTGGATGATCTGAAGGAAGTTGTTGAAGCAAACAAAGAAGAGAGGCAGAGGAGAGCCATGGAAGCTGAAGTTATCATTGATGAAGAATTGAAGCAATTTGAGGCATGGAGAGACTCACTGGAGACAGTGCCAACCATTAAAAAACTCAGAGCTTATGCTGAGAGAATCAGAATtgcagagatggagaaatattttgcaaAAAAGGGAGATGAACTAACCAGAAAAGATAAGAAGCTTGTGGATGATCTAACTAGGAGTATTGTTAACAAATTGCTACATGGTCCTATGACAAACTTAAGATGTGATGGCAGTGATAGTCGAACTTTAAGTGAGACTCTGGAAAATATGCATGCTCTTGATAGAATGTTTGATCTTCAATCTGACACATCTATCCTTGAAAAGAAACTCAGAAATGTGGTCAAGAATACATAA